From Triticum aestivum cultivar Chinese Spring chromosome 4A, IWGSC CS RefSeq v2.1, whole genome shotgun sequence, a single genomic window includes:
- the LOC123083807 gene encoding serine/arginine repetitive matrix protein 1, whose protein sequence is MPRSKKESKPPARTTSSSSSRSRAVRLPQPRPSPPPRAAGATGSGRGSPGASPTAGARPAPAAARREPPLPPKPPRRSLASATPPLRRSESLSSSLGMGRLLSSAPSRIQSTSPRHAATEGQQSSGFSFVLTTPRLVQPGESFLHLHHFSLQSVHPRPPHILALRPPILFSAARLPLLLLCRRRSHLSQYKYCHSSTSAASKIGQEAWEVESKPPARTTSSSSSRSRAVRLPQPRPSPPPRAAGATGSGRGSPGASPTAGARPAPAAARREPPLPPKLPRRSLASATPPLRRSESLSSSLGMGRLLSSAPSRIQSTSPRHAATEGQVRAPLSHGHGVAAAAMECLDVVRSLFSSPNWTLDCFGFGGSPHSHPPSLMQMHAGAAPTPMATLETQTT, encoded by the exons ATGCCCCGCAGTAAAAAAGAAAGTAAACCGCCCGcccgcacgacctcctcctcctcctcccgcagccgcGCCGTTCGCCTCCCGCAGCCGCGCCCTTCaccgcctcctcgcgccgccggagccACGGGAAGCGGCCGCGGGTCGCCGGGAGCCTCCCCGACCGCGGGAGCCCGCCCCGCTCCCGCCGCGGCTCGCCGGGAGCCTCCCCTGCCGCCGAAGCCGCCCCGCCGCAGCTTGGCCTCCGCCACTCCGCCACTCCGCCGGAGCGagtctctctcctcttctcttggGATGGGACGCCTTCTCTCCTCTGCTCCCAGCCGGATCCAATCCACCTCGCCCCGGCATGCAGCCACGGAAGGCCAG CAATCGTCAGGCTTCAGTTTTGTACTGACCACTCCAAGGCTTGTTCAACCTGGTGAATCTTTCCTTCATCTGCATCATTTTTCGCTTCAGTCTGTACATCCTCGCCCTCCGCACATCCTCGCCCTCCGCCCGCCGATCCTATTCtccgccgcccgccttcctctgctcctcctctgccgccgccgatCTCATCTGAGCCA GTACAAATATTGCCACTCATCAACATCTGCAGCATCTAAG ATAGGCCAAGAAGCCTGGGAGGTTGAAAGTAAACCGCCCGcccgcacgacctcctcctcctcctcccgcagccgcGCCGTTCGCCTCCCGCAGCCGCGCCCTTCaccgcctcctcgcgccgccggagccACGGGAAGCGGCCGCGGGTCGCCGGGAGCCTCCCCGACCGCGGGAGCCCGCCCCGCTCCCGCCGCGGCTCGCCGGGAGCCTCCCCTGCCGCCGAAGCTGCCCCGCCGCAGCTTGGCCTCCGCCACTCCGCCACTCCGCCGGAGCGagtctctctcctcttctcttggGATGGGACGCCTTCTCTCCTCTGCTCCCAGCCGGATCCAATCCACCTCGCCCCGGCATGCAGCCACGGAAGGCCAGGTCCGTGCGCCTCTTTCCCATGGCCATGGAGTCGCCGCAGCTGCCATGGAATGCCTGGATGTCGTCAGGTCCCTCTTCTCCTCTCCCAACTGGACTCTTGATTGTTTTGGATTTGGCGGCTCCCCTCACTCACACCCTCCCTCCCTGATGCAGATGCACGCAGGTGCAGCACCTACACCGATGGCTACTCTTGAGACACAGACAACATAG